In Calothrix sp. PCC 7507, one DNA window encodes the following:
- a CDS encoding cadmium resistance transporter, producing the protein MTWLITTLLIGISAAFATTFDDNLYLTAFFGKVNRHFRPKHIVLGEFLGFTTLVIASLPGFFGGLVLPEAWIGLLGLLPVMIGISHIMSREQEVEAVQTVSVNFTSPTKPQRHNKSLLATLRDPQTYRVSAVTIANGGNNIGIYVPLFASSNLPSLGVILGVCYFTVGFWCFLSYNLTRNPLMAPVLARYGRKVFPFVLIWLGCSIMFKSGTFQLLPGF; encoded by the coding sequence ATGACTTGGTTAATTACTACATTACTTATTGGGATATCTGCGGCTTTTGCAACTACTTTTGACGATAATTTATATTTGACGGCATTTTTCGGCAAAGTCAATCGTCACTTTCGTCCCAAACATATTGTTCTTGGTGAATTTCTGGGATTCACAACATTAGTAATTGCTAGTCTCCCCGGTTTCTTTGGAGGGCTAGTGCTTCCCGAAGCCTGGATTGGATTACTAGGTTTGCTTCCAGTCATGATTGGTATCAGCCATATCATGAGTCGTGAACAGGAAGTAGAAGCAGTGCAAACTGTGTCAGTGAACTTCACTTCTCCTACCAAACCCCAGCGCCATAATAAATCACTGTTAGCAACTCTCCGCGATCCTCAAACGTACCGCGTTTCGGCAGTCACGATCGCTAATGGTGGAAATAATATCGGCATTTATGTACCGTTGTTTGCCAGTAGCAATCTTCCGAGTTTAGGCGTGATTTTGGGTGTATGCTATTTTACTGTCGGGTTTTGGTGCTTCCTCTCTTACAATCTCACTCGTAACCCTCTCATGGCTCCCGTTCTAGCCCGCTATGGTCGGAAAGTCTTCCCCTTCGTGTTAATCTGGTTGGGCTGCTCCATTATGTTTAAAAGTGGCACTTTCCAACTTTTACCGGGCTTTTAA
- a CDS encoding DUF3370 family protein, whose protein sequence is MICKYTLVLLTTVLTLSHSKALAFADTQTYWAKDCVQKLGERKLITGYPDGSFRPEATVTRAEAAVLMLNAFPDAPIKRSTTTFKDIPTNYWANQAISTAYQKGFFSGYPGGIFQPNQPIPRAQIIGVVAGGKNYSPVSNPTQTLQQYFNDAGQIPNYAQNAIASATINSIVVNYPNVKQLKPQQSATRGEVAALICRALNIYTVPPQYIAGIEVNPQEVRLLPGKLDTIPTFNSNSPELVTTEGILLSTFPPDGKQVQSAHLNYPFQNRFDLFAHHIVRAETPDQNRTVYQGIIVYNPGDEPVTLQVLDAASYLSREAPFIALPDVVENPQGTVYSGPGDRTMNDVLRGVRLGIFPEKLVIAPRTTQILANLPIPVQAPASNGRTTMMRLASSSPVYLANLVKNSNIPPTLAEWQKLLDTGSLAGKRDPIPTPLDPPREPTVFSRVAGVSQGTQWQTQVTDNPNVSELTIPQPGKAFSYPLGTVHLITLSTGQIQSAAMLKRYPDTAYFAHSNYGVEYNLTLPLRNITNQTQTVTVSIQTPVKDEGGTDRLLFLKPGVEQIFFRGTVRLRYIDDNGVEKTRYVHLVQRRGQRGEPLVTLKMLAGGKREVQVDFLYPPDSTPPQVLTVRTEG, encoded by the coding sequence ATGATTTGCAAATATACTTTAGTACTACTCACCACTGTTTTAACTTTATCCCACTCCAAGGCCTTAGCCTTTGCCGACACCCAAACTTACTGGGCTAAAGATTGTGTCCAAAAATTAGGAGAGCGTAAACTAATTACGGGCTACCCTGATGGTAGTTTTCGCCCAGAAGCAACGGTGACACGCGCCGAAGCAGCAGTATTAATGTTGAATGCTTTTCCAGATGCACCGATAAAGCGTAGCACTACAACATTTAAAGATATACCTACTAATTATTGGGCAAATCAAGCAATCTCTACTGCTTACCAAAAAGGATTCTTCTCCGGTTATCCGGGTGGTATCTTCCAACCCAACCAGCCAATTCCCCGCGCCCAAATCATTGGTGTTGTAGCTGGAGGAAAAAATTATAGCCCTGTCTCCAACCCAACGCAGACATTACAACAATATTTTAATGATGCGGGACAAATTCCTAACTATGCCCAAAATGCGATCGCATCTGCGACTATTAATAGTATTGTTGTCAATTATCCCAATGTCAAACAGCTAAAACCACAGCAAAGCGCGACTAGAGGCGAAGTTGCAGCTTTGATATGTCGGGCGTTAAATATCTACACGGTTCCCCCACAATATATTGCCGGAATCGAAGTAAATCCGCAAGAAGTACGCCTTTTACCTGGAAAACTCGATACTATCCCTACCTTTAACAGCAATAGTCCCGAATTGGTAACAACTGAAGGAATTTTACTCTCAACTTTCCCTCCAGATGGGAAACAAGTACAGTCAGCACATTTAAATTATCCCTTTCAAAACAGATTTGATTTATTTGCCCATCATATCGTCAGGGCGGAAACACCAGACCAAAACCGCACCGTTTACCAAGGGATAATTGTTTATAATCCAGGGGATGAACCTGTGACACTGCAAGTATTAGATGCAGCCAGTTATCTATCCAGGGAAGCACCGTTTATCGCTTTACCTGATGTGGTCGAGAATCCCCAAGGTACAGTTTACTCTGGCCCAGGCGATCGCACAATGAATGATGTGTTACGGGGAGTTCGCCTAGGGATTTTCCCCGAAAAACTGGTGATAGCACCGCGAACAACTCAAATCCTAGCGAATTTACCCATTCCCGTACAGGCTCCTGCTTCTAACGGTCGCACGACGATGATGCGCTTGGCAAGTAGTAGCCCAGTTTATCTCGCAAATTTAGTCAAAAATAGTAATATTCCACCCACCTTAGCCGAGTGGCAAAAGCTTCTGGATACAGGCAGTTTAGCAGGAAAGCGTGACCCCATTCCCACACCTCTCGACCCTCCCAGAGAACCAACGGTATTTAGTCGCGTCGCTGGTGTCTCCCAAGGTACCCAATGGCAAACACAGGTTACGGATAATCCCAATGTGTCTGAGTTAACGATACCCCAACCAGGAAAGGCGTTTTCTTATCCTTTGGGAACTGTACATTTAATTACTCTCAGCACTGGACAAATTCAAAGTGCAGCTATGTTGAAACGCTATCCTGATACAGCTTACTTTGCTCACAGTAACTATGGTGTTGAATACAATCTGACTTTACCCCTGAGAAATATTACTAATCAAACTCAGACTGTAACTGTATCAATCCAGACTCCTGTGAAGGATGAAGGGGGAACAGATAGACTGCTGTTTTTAAAGCCAGGTGTAGAACAGATATTTTTTCGGGGAACGGTACGACTGCGTTACATCGATGATAATGGTGTGGAAAAGACGCGCTATGTGCATTTGGTACAGCGTCGGGGACAAAGGGGTGAACCGTTGGTGACGCTGAAGATGTTGGCGGGTGGGAAGAGGGAGGTACAGGTGGACTTTTTGTATCCTCCTGATTCTACGCCACCACAGGTTTTGACGGTGAGGACGGAGGGGTGA
- the tnpA gene encoding IS200/IS605 family transposase, with protein MRASFTKLYMHYVWATWDRLPIITPDIQKLVYPAIIQECEQLKCTVIAIGGIEDHVHLLTGFPPTISISELVKQIKGSSSHFITHEIKPGEFFKWQGSYGAFTVSHDAIDNIANYIKNQATHHSQKSIIPTWELTPK; from the coding sequence ATGAGAGCAAGTTTTACAAAATTGTATATGCATTATGTTTGGGCAACATGGGATAGATTGCCTATAATTACGCCTGATATTCAGAAGTTAGTTTATCCAGCTATTATTCAGGAGTGTGAACAATTAAAATGTACCGTAATTGCAATTGGTGGTATTGAAGATCATGTACATCTGCTGACGGGTTTTCCGCCAACCATCAGTATCTCTGAATTGGTTAAACAGATTAAGGGAAGTTCTTCCCATTTTATCACTCACGAAATCAAGCCAGGTGAGTTTTTCAAATGGCAAGGTAGCTATGGAGCATTTACAGTTAGTCATGATGCCATTGATAATATAGCCAATTACATCAAAAACCAAGCTACCCACCATAGCCAAAAATCAATCATTCCCACCTGGGAACTAACTCCCAAATAA
- a CDS encoding Uma2 family endonuclease, which produces MSIKTEATLEDLYHLPDNCKAEIVNGKLVLMSPTGFLPGRAGGEIYANLCDYERLTKSGYALPDNVGFIVNLPNRRSLSPDASFYTGKPTGGKFLNGAPIFAVEVRSENDYGDQAEEDMANKRRDYFAAGTLIVWDVDVLKEEVIRVYRASNPEEPQVYRRGEVAETEPAVPGWTMLVDNLFV; this is translated from the coding sequence ATGAGTATTAAAACTGAAGCAACTCTTGAAGATTTGTACCATTTACCTGACAATTGTAAAGCAGAGATTGTCAATGGAAAATTGGTGCTGATGTCTCCAACTGGATTTTTACCAGGACGTGCAGGTGGTGAAATTTATGCTAATTTGTGTGATTATGAACGATTGACAAAAAGTGGTTATGCTTTGCCTGATAATGTCGGTTTTATTGTCAATCTTCCTAACCGTCGTTCTTTAAGTCCTGATGCCTCATTTTATACTGGTAAACCTACAGGCGGGAAGTTTCTGAATGGTGCGCCTATATTTGCTGTTGAGGTGCGGAGTGAAAATGATTACGGTGATCAGGCTGAGGAAGATATGGCTAATAAACGCCGCGATTATTTTGCGGCTGGTACGCTGATAGTTTGGGATGTGGATGTACTCAAAGAGGAAGTTATCAGAGTATATCGCGCTAGTAATCCTGAAGAACCGCAAGTGTATCGCCGTGGTGAGGTGGCTGAAACTGAACCCGCAGTGCCAGGATGGACTATGTTAGTGGATAATTTGTTTGTTTAG
- a CDS encoding DGQHR domain-containing protein, with protein sequence MKDSASDPTADIAREYLERENKEKQVLALLLEKFLGRKDQILVQKTEMGGTEAYVSSVTLEWFAGRVHFASGLPLFQKKYNPETDNVEIDADSIDEIQQRPLDWSRQAPLVQYLAARQNHKFPPVLVVINQPWVDNPKAAEWDSEGRATKSTTDFIPLDKDAKVGLLNISEDDITIYALDGQHRLMGVQGLMELIKTRKLQRYKKDKGADDSFITVNDLIEKYQVDLAYLQNLPKEKIGIEFICAVAAGETRTQARRRVRSIFVHVNLMAAPLTKGQLTQLNEDDGFAIVARKIAVTHPLLEQKQDRNPRVNWNSATVASNSTVLTTLQALQDMSERYLAQKFPHWKPLEKGLIPMRPEDEELEQGIEEFRKLFDSLASLSSYKILEHEDTPALRRFSFEKDGGEGNMLFRPVAQVALAQALGILVFKKGFSLADIFKKLRKFDQQGGFSGMEYPQSLWYGVLYDPNKKRVQVAGRDLAAKLLIYILGGIQEQMERAELRKALADARTVENKTIGFDGEFVEPKAVGLPPIL encoded by the coding sequence ATGAAAGATAGTGCATCTGACCCAACGGCTGACATCGCTAGAGAGTACCTAGAACGAGAAAACAAGGAAAAACAGGTACTAGCTTTACTCCTAGAGAAGTTTTTAGGGAGAAAAGATCAGATTCTCGTTCAGAAAACCGAGATGGGTGGTACTGAGGCTTATGTTAGCTCTGTTACACTGGAATGGTTTGCAGGTCGGGTTCACTTCGCCTCTGGCTTACCTCTGTTTCAAAAAAAGTATAATCCTGAAACTGATAATGTCGAGATTGACGCGGATAGTATTGATGAAATTCAGCAGCGTCCCCTTGATTGGTCACGTCAAGCGCCGCTAGTGCAGTATTTAGCAGCTCGACAAAATCACAAGTTTCCGCCAGTGCTAGTAGTAATTAATCAACCGTGGGTGGATAATCCTAAAGCTGCTGAGTGGGATAGCGAAGGACGCGCCACAAAGTCTACTACTGATTTTATACCCTTAGATAAAGACGCTAAAGTAGGTCTGCTAAATATTTCTGAAGATGATATCACTATTTATGCACTAGATGGTCAACACCGATTAATGGGTGTACAGGGGTTGATGGAGTTAATTAAAACTCGCAAACTCCAGCGCTATAAAAAAGATAAAGGTGCTGATGACAGTTTTATTACAGTCAATGATTTGATAGAAAAGTACCAAGTAGACCTTGCTTACTTGCAAAATTTACCCAAGGAAAAAATTGGTATTGAGTTCATCTGTGCGGTAGCGGCTGGGGAAACTCGCACCCAGGCGAGGCGGAGGGTAAGATCGATTTTTGTTCATGTCAACCTGATGGCTGCACCCTTGACTAAAGGGCAACTAACACAGTTGAATGAAGATGATGGTTTTGCGATCGTTGCTAGAAAAATTGCAGTTACACATCCACTATTAGAACAAAAACAAGATCGCAATCCTCGTGTTAATTGGAATAGTGCAACAGTAGCTTCCAATTCTACAGTCTTGACGACTTTGCAAGCTCTGCAAGATATGTCTGAGCGCTATTTGGCTCAAAAGTTCCCTCACTGGAAACCCTTGGAGAAAGGTTTAATTCCCATGCGTCCAGAGGATGAAGAACTTGAGCAGGGAATTGAGGAATTTAGAAAGCTATTTGATTCTTTGGCTAGTCTTTCCAGTTATAAGATTTTAGAACATGAGGATACACCAGCTTTACGGCGCTTCAGCTTTGAAAAAGATGGCGGTGAAGGAAATATGCTTTTCCGTCCAGTTGCTCAAGTTGCATTAGCGCAAGCTTTAGGAATTTTGGTTTTTAAAAAAGGTTTTTCACTGGCAGATATTTTTAAGAAACTGCGGAAGTTTGACCAGCAAGGTGGTTTTAGTGGTATGGAATATCCCCAATCTCTCTGGTATGGGGTTTTGTATGACCCAAATAAAAAGCGAGTGCAGGTTGCTGGACGAGATTTGGCGGCGAAGTTATTGATTTACATTTTGGGTGGAATTCAGGAACAGATGGAACGTGCTGAACTTCGTAAGGCTTTGGCGGATGCTAGGACTGTAGAAAATAAAACAATAGGTTTTGATGGCGAGTTTGTTGAACCGAAAGCTGTAGGACTTCCGCCTATTTTATAG
- a CDS encoding DNA sulfur modification protein DndB translates to MTQTNGDTNNSVSPEIRAKFSGFIEPFFSQYHRDRCYPGLIFKQGKRTMLQINVPASDFSGLLQAKPSTGNDPDSGKNRPEVKGHADEIKKYIVDRSRKEKPWIVGTLTANLAPKDITILELGRGICLVVIRRGVKLDITDGQHRKRAIHELIESPESHLISDDDFAITLVLEGDFQQCQADFRDMAQTKQLDKSLLLSFGEFSGRVGITKELIKRVPMFQGKTEKIKSSPATKQKLIYTTNFIARFVSCVFTNDPSNQLRDYDVYQASDALVICLNSFFSECSNTEYIADSTVEELTIDEIAAFKEDCILGISVGLEVLGRLLHYIYDPENNSFNDEKVVQLAQLDWSRENQLWKDNVIRIDTQPKNPEKPYKISATVSAVTDAVKIVKITLGWM, encoded by the coding sequence ATGACTCAAACAAATGGAGATACTAACAATAGTGTTTCGCCAGAGATAAGAGCTAAGTTTAGCGGCTTTATCGAGCCATTTTTCTCACAATATCACCGCGATCGCTGCTATCCAGGGCTGATTTTTAAGCAGGGAAAGCGGACTATGCTGCAAATTAATGTCCCAGCAAGTGACTTTTCTGGTCTTCTCCAAGCTAAACCATCTACGGGGAATGATCCAGATTCTGGTAAAAATCGCCCAGAGGTTAAAGGTCATGCTGATGAAATTAAAAAATATATTGTTGACCGTTCTCGAAAAGAAAAACCTTGGATTGTAGGAACTCTGACTGCTAACTTAGCTCCAAAAGATATAACAATTCTTGAATTAGGTAGAGGAATTTGTCTAGTTGTAATTCGTCGGGGAGTCAAGTTAGATATAACGGATGGACAACATCGTAAACGTGCAATTCACGAATTGATAGAAAGTCCTGAAAGCCACTTAATCAGTGATGATGATTTTGCAATTACTCTAGTTTTAGAGGGTGACTTTCAACAGTGTCAGGCCGATTTCCGAGACATGGCTCAAACAAAACAACTAGATAAATCATTATTATTATCATTTGGTGAATTCTCTGGTCGCGTTGGTATTACTAAAGAGTTAATCAAACGAGTGCCAATGTTTCAGGGTAAGACAGAGAAGATTAAATCAAGTCCTGCTACTAAACAAAAGCTGATTTACACAACTAATTTTATAGCTAGGTTTGTAAGTTGCGTTTTTACTAACGATCCAAGTAATCAACTTCGAGATTATGATGTTTATCAAGCATCTGATGCTTTGGTTATTTGTCTTAATAGCTTTTTCTCAGAATGTAGTAACACTGAGTATATTGCTGATTCAACTGTTGAAGAACTAACAATAGATGAAATAGCTGCATTTAAAGAAGACTGTATTCTAGGTATAAGCGTTGGACTGGAAGTTTTAGGACGTTTATTGCACTATATATATGATCCGGAAAACAATTCTTTTAATGATGAAAAAGTGGTACAATTAGCACAGCTAGATTGGTCAAGAGAAAACCAACTTTGGAAGGATAACGTAATTAGAATAGATACCCAACCTAAAAATCCAGAAAAGCCATATAAAATCTCTGCTACTGTTAGTGCAGTAACAGATGCAGTCAAAATAGTAAAAATTACACTGGGGTGGATGTAA
- the dndC gene encoding DNA phosphorothioation system sulfurtransferase DndC, with the protein MTTAQQAENKGQQTRTVAELVDYIQALNIEIQELYCLDEIPWVLGVSWGKDSSTVLQLVWNAIAALPPEKRTKTVYVITTDTLVENPVVSAWVRKSMQNLKVAAKRQGMPIDPHLLQPVIEDTFWVNLIGKGYPAPRNQFRWCTPRLKINPANQFIREIVRANGETILVLGTRKAESVKRAATMKKHQVDRVRDRLSPNASLPNSLIYTPIEDWSNNDVWIYLNQSDNPWGQSNKELFAMYRGATADNECPLVVDTSTPSCGDSRFGCWVCTLVNKDKSMEAMIQNDEEKEWMQPLLDIRNELDIKDDREKRDFRRIWGDVQLFERNKNGETSIEPIPGPYTKYWREHWLRRLLEAQTKTRQTAPESMRDITLITLEEMSEIRRIWLEEKHEFDDSLPRIYQEVTGEEFQDPRPGADYSLLGRDEWIVLEEICEGDAMHLELMAKLLDTERQYRKKTRRVGIYETLEKCFNTSSRSPEDAIKNARLKRELSEAVSQGDVAKVKQMTLGDVAAINEIGEGKSDEQVTWASMKFKKKDSEE; encoded by the coding sequence ATGACTACAGCACAACAAGCAGAAAATAAAGGTCAGCAAACACGTACTGTAGCAGAGTTAGTGGATTACATCCAAGCTCTCAACATTGAAATTCAAGAATTGTATTGTTTAGATGAGATACCTTGGGTTTTGGGCGTGTCTTGGGGAAAAGATTCTAGTACAGTATTGCAGCTTGTATGGAATGCGATCGCAGCTCTTCCTCCAGAAAAAAGAACTAAAACAGTCTATGTAATTACAACCGATACTCTGGTGGAAAATCCTGTAGTGTCTGCTTGGGTTCGCAAATCCATGCAGAATCTCAAGGTAGCTGCTAAAAGACAGGGGATGCCAATTGATCCACATCTACTGCAACCAGTAATTGAAGACACATTTTGGGTAAATCTTATTGGTAAGGGATATCCAGCACCCCGTAACCAGTTTCGCTGGTGTACACCACGCTTAAAAATTAATCCTGCTAATCAATTTATCCGTGAAATAGTTAGAGCTAACGGTGAAACAATTCTTGTATTGGGTACTCGCAAAGCAGAAAGCGTCAAACGTGCTGCCACAATGAAAAAGCATCAAGTTGATCGAGTACGCGATCGCCTGAGTCCTAATGCCAGCCTACCCAACTCCTTAATATATACCCCTATTGAAGATTGGAGTAATAACGATGTCTGGATATACCTTAATCAATCTGATAATCCTTGGGGACAAAGCAATAAAGAATTATTTGCTATGTATCGAGGTGCTACAGCAGATAATGAATGTCCACTAGTTGTTGATACTTCTACTCCTAGCTGTGGTGATTCCCGATTTGGCTGCTGGGTTTGTACACTAGTGAATAAAGATAAATCAATGGAGGCAATGATCCAAAATGATGAAGAAAAAGAATGGATGCAGCCATTATTAGATATCCGTAACGAACTAGATATTAAAGATGACCGAGAAAAAAGAGATTTTAGAAGAATTTGGGGAGATGTCCAACTATTTGAACGCAATAAAAACGGGGAAACCTCCATTGAACCAATCCCTGGCCCCTATACTAAATATTGGCGGGAACATTGGCTTAGACGATTATTAGAAGCGCAAACAAAAACCCGTCAGACAGCGCCAGAAAGTATGCGCGATATCACCCTAATTACTCTAGAAGAAATGAGCGAGATTCGCCGCATTTGGCTAGAAGAAAAACACGAATTTGATGATAGTTTACCCCGGATTTATCAAGAAGTGACAGGCGAAGAATTTCAAGACCCCCGTCCTGGTGCTGACTACAGCCTACTAGGCCGTGATGAATGGATAGTATTAGAAGAAATCTGTGAAGGTGACGCGATGCACTTGGAACTCATGGCGAAATTGTTAGACACAGAACGCCAGTATCGCAAAAAGACTCGTCGCGTAGGGATATACGAAACCTTAGAAAAATGTTTTAATACGAGTTCCCGTTCCCCAGAAGATGCGATTAAAAATGCTCGTTTGAAACGCGAATTAAGCGAAGCAGTTAGTCAAGGTGACGTTGCAAAAGTTAAGCAGATGACTTTGGGCGATGTTGCAGCAATCAATGAAATAGGTGAAGGTAAAAGTGATGAACAGGTAACTTGGGCAAGTATGAAATTTAAAAAGAAAGATTCAGAAGAATAA
- a CDS encoding DNA phosphorothioation-associated protein 4, with product MAANRIRVAKDKAELVKSLVASKDTTGPFQTYVEVMVFAAALGVKNKKRVPLEVISKDLSPLRQDYFTSSFTLLINLLAITETKNIKVIGDDSVADEQRIHIFEEYANAGLEIIQNELRGSVDYSERLLLILSYERTNTEQQEEEFDLTKFLS from the coding sequence ATGGCTGCAAATAGAATCAGGGTTGCTAAAGATAAGGCTGAGTTGGTGAAATCTCTAGTCGCATCAAAAGACACAACTGGGCCTTTTCAAACTTATGTAGAAGTTATGGTGTTTGCAGCAGCATTGGGCGTTAAAAATAAAAAGCGGGTTCCTTTAGAGGTAATTTCTAAAGATTTATCCCCACTGCGACAAGATTATTTTACTAGCAGCTTCACTCTATTAATTAATTTGTTGGCTATCACTGAAACAAAAAATATTAAGGTTATAGGTGATGATAGTGTAGCTGACGAGCAACGCATTCACATTTTTGAAGAGTATGCTAATGCTGGTTTAGAAATTATACAAAATGAACTGCGTGGATCAGTAGACTATTCAGAGCGACTTTTATTGATTCTTAGTTATGAAAGAACGAATACAGAGCAGCAGGAGGAGGAATTTGATCTAACCAAATTCCTATCTTGA
- a CDS encoding Uma2 family endonuclease, which yields MVASPDGNYMSPHEYLEWEERQEIKYEYIDGEVFAMTEVTIPHNTIALNLASALKFHLRGGSYRVNMAGAKVGVSENRFFHYPDVVVSCDERDKQAIQFLQYPCLIVEVLSPSTEAYDRGKKFTRYRRIETLREYVLIDAEKIGLDCFRLNDRGLWELHPYEAGDEVHLTSVDFKFPISLVYENVQLSI from the coding sequence ATGGTTGCGAGTCCAGATGGAAATTATATGTCGCCTCATGAATATCTGGAATGGGAAGAACGCCAAGAAATTAAATATGAATATATTGATGGTGAAGTTTTCGCTATGACTGAGGTTACTATTCCTCACAATACCATTGCCCTAAATTTGGCTTCAGCATTAAAATTTCATCTTCGAGGAGGTTCATATCGTGTCAATATGGCGGGTGCAAAAGTAGGCGTATCTGAAAACAGGTTTTTTCATTATCCCGATGTTGTGGTGAGTTGCGATGAACGGGATAAACAAGCTATTCAATTTCTCCAATATCCTTGTTTAATTGTTGAAGTTCTGTCCCCAAGTACGGAAGCTTACGACAGAGGTAAAAAATTTACGCGGTATCGTCGGATTGAGACTTTGCGAGAATACGTCCTCATCGATGCTGAAAAAATTGGTTTAGATTGTTTTCGGTTAAATGATAGGGGATTATGGGAGTTACATCCTTATGAAGCAGGGGATGAGGTTCATTTAACTAGTGTTGATTTTAAATTTCCTATTTCTTTGGTGTATGAGAATGTACAATTGTCAATTTAA